TGATTGCAATACAGTAAACCACGCAAAAGCAATTGCAGCAGGGCTTAAGGCTTTGAAGTTGTTAGGGGTGGAAGGAGTTGAACTCCCTATATGGTGGGGAATAGCTGAGAGAGAAACCATGGGAAAGTATGAGTGGTCGGGTTACCTTGCTCTTGCAGAAATGGTTCAAAAAGTAGGACTTAAGCTCCATGTATCACTATGTTTCCATTCTTCTAAAGAATCAAAGATTCCACTCCCTAAATGGGTATCTCAGATAGGTGAAGTCGAACCTAATATCTTCTTTACTGATCGGTCGGGGCACCGTTACAAGGAGTGTCTTTCATTGGCTGTGGATGATCTTCCTGTTCTTAATGGAAGGACTCCGACACAAGTTTACAAAGATTTCTTTGAGAACTTTAAGGCTTCTTTTTCGCCTTTCCTTGGTTCCACAATTACGGTATGAGACTGTTGCctcaatatattaatattgtcaTATTATGTAATTGGGATCTGGAATTCTGTATGTATAATTAGCTTCTGATGATTTCTACTTCATTACTTGTTCAGGGAATTTCCATTGGCCTTGGACCAGATGGTGAGCTTCGATATCCGAGTTATGACCAGCAATCCAAAAATTCTAATATTCGTGGAGCAGGAGAGTTCCAGTGTTATGATATAAACATGATCAGCAACCTCAAGCCACAAGCTGAGGCACTTGGAAATCCACTTTGGGGACTTTCCGGTCCTCATGATGCCCCAAGTTATGATGACTCACCAATTTTGAACAACTTCTTTAAGGACCAGGGGGGATCATGGGAGACGGCATATGGTGACTTCTTTCTCTCGTGGTACTCGAGCCAGCTAATAAGTCATGGTGATCGCCTTCTCTCACTTGCATCTTCAACCTTCAGTGATTCTTCTGTAACAATAAGTGGCAAAGTCCCTCTCATGCATTCTTGGTACAAAACTCGTTCCCACTCATCGGAGCTGACTGCAGGATACTATAACACGGATAAGAGAAATGGTTATGAAGAAGTCGTACAGATGTTTTCAAGGAATTCAAGCAAAATTATTTTGCCTGGAATGGATTTGTCAGATGACTACCAGTCAAATCAGACTCACTCGAGTCCAGAATCGTTGGTTGAACAAATCAAAACAACTAGCAGAAAGTGTGGCGTTGAGATCTCCGGGCAAAACTTAATGGTTTCAGGTCCTCCCAAGGGCTTTGAACAGATCAAGAAAAACTTGAGGGGCGATCAGGCGGTGGACTTGTTCACCTATCAAAGGATGGGCTCAGAGTTCttttctcctgatcattttccTTCATTTACAGCCTTtattaggagcctaaatgaacaAGAATGGCTATTAGATGATCTGCCTACGAATGAGGAAGAATCTCGCTCTAGAAAGAATCTCCAGAAACAAACGGCTTAGTTTAATTGTAGTATGTAGCTGTATATATAGAGTGATGCAATTCTGAAGGTCCATCATACAAGATTGTTAAACCCAGTGGTACTGGAGTCTGGAATAGCAAAAAGTATGCTGATAAAAGCTGTATTTTTAGCTGAAAGTTGCTTGTACCAGGGATCAATTATGTATTGTACACATCTTTAAAGAGGTTATCCATTGTAATCATTTCATTACATTGAAATCAGCCAATCAGCAAGAAACCAGTCACGAGGAAAagcaaattttaattaaaaactgtAGGATTCAGTTTTAGAGATAGTAGCCACGAAAAGGCCAGTCATTTCTTCACCACCAGAAGACACCACCTTTGGGGGAATCCCCTAGATATTCATGGTAAACAAGGAGAATAGTAATACAAAACGAAATGTTCCATATCACATACATTTACAATCACCAGATATCATATAGAAATACAGCACCGTCTATCCCTGTAGCTGCCTTGCAGCTTTTATAATTTGGCATTGATGGATTTTACATGGTAGCCCCTGAGAATACTGGCAATCATCTACAATAATTCATTGTTGGTCATTTGAAATATTGGGTCCGTTAGACGAGCCATGATAGCATGATAATATCTGTTTTGGACCAAACCagaataagatttttttttggaCACTGCCCAAAGACCTCAGACTATGTATAATCCGGCTCTCCCGAAGTCCGTCTGGCTCCATCCTGGGGCGAC
This genomic window from Daucus carota subsp. sativus chromosome 7, DH1 v3.0, whole genome shotgun sequence contains:
- the LOC108196785 gene encoding inactive beta-amylase 9; this encodes MESMSMIGNSQASLGSCNSEINRLFNLKNVEKCSKKLRIGFGGRFRLINCPKKLSLRVSASKQPVPVLPEKFSGEESVNSKPKDGVKLFVGLPLDSVSDCNTVNHAKAIAAGLKALKLLGVEGVELPIWWGIAERETMGKYEWSGYLALAEMVQKVGLKLHVSLCFHSSKESKIPLPKWVSQIGEVEPNIFFTDRSGHRYKECLSLAVDDLPVLNGRTPTQVYKDFFENFKASFSPFLGSTITGISIGLGPDGELRYPSYDQQSKNSNIRGAGEFQCYDINMISNLKPQAEALGNPLWGLSGPHDAPSYDDSPILNNFFKDQGGSWETAYGDFFLSWYSSQLISHGDRLLSLASSTFSDSSVTISGKVPLMHSWYKTRSHSSELTAGYYNTDKRNGYEEVVQMFSRNSSKIILPGMDLSDDYQSNQTHSSPESLVEQIKTTSRKCGVEISGQNLMVSGPPKGFEQIKKNLRGDQAVDLFTYQRMGSEFFSPDHFPSFTAFIRSLNEQEWLLDDLPTNEEESRSRKNLQKQTA